The following coding sequences lie in one Monomorium pharaonis isolate MP-MQ-018 chromosome 1, ASM1337386v2, whole genome shotgun sequence genomic window:
- the LOC105835962 gene encoding uncharacterized protein LOC105835962 isoform X1 produces the protein MSGCLSSSMTGSTDAGPLQPQDDPAPSLPVARPPSSYNDRGRTTVLSEGNSSSARRGSRNRHHHPPRRRMTSAPSPSGPAIQLTPLWEHVVRTRRFPSEVDTQATFVEISERLRDPEWEVRQHALRVLIDVLPTLNVDVVDKIMQPVVPELINNLGHPAPAVRKGALDTLRVYLVHSPNRESMVKNILHDGLNRPDAHNPFQTNVTTGVILSAPLLLFPSTNSPPPTKQVLKEATVAFASRLVQVPHQEAVLKSLMKIRDAVGEEEFDGYLVDYDDKFKKNVDVLSKIYNIKPCKKKQEKNHAQDIMKADAKERAFERPWDSDSDTSGIAEEEDETPNAVGAIPPARVILETEIKFNEDTAITMTILEEKDDDDDVSADNERRKNDAGNDDDVDGDADKRKTSRRVHFGGEIVKLRTPDSDETESIEITSIPKTRIPLPVSPATKMPAETAKRRPSSQPCSPHAEKRSPSRRASRSASSSPKREYTHNAQLSPKKSILTRTGGLLVIPAEETKSAKKVRRSGEETPENRISRATQEVSEISKKEEITLVQAAPPSASSEDKLASVNQNENNEPKSAQVAEAPKNAPSKDEQATIYEKDDHANTIDSNRGDVSEVPSKQERNYTAPKSSSPERKRMSRENKDESDKGCSSERKPNSFSYKSNSFPFGSPVKPVKARMDRLVGGDFFNNDEDDDDDDDEDERDVRIFGTITPDDRRAVTVVKYSDSKGFARDNDGEGRKEWRSQHDGKEGNESVTCSSSEGEGKPQEPSWEELGLVGQEVLDDLHNKDDWRARVRGLERVASALRTSSALIAIESRLGSLLHAVLGGERSCRVAAAGLAVAKVLVAGVSEDSLRKKLPQLAWGLARQGGPSAAQLARIAMLRLKPGLLVEQFLQPHCLGARNTKTRENALQLLIFSLVTFPSTEFKLETVASRVAMTVADRRRRVRQAALDTLAVLGQIYDPEEVLKVGRQTAEGSPDAEAMVAAIRGRLARKSLPLVSADGLVVYGLQISPTVQNATGPDVDWIVAGSGSVSPGTGRTRGQIIATSRSAQGRASRNEILNNNRESLWIERPNLVALGVGLQAKQMEHSMAWQILQSRINNNHENEIKGLNGRNTNAGVSDANLRFEEQLRSFYTPNQYDFVRTDAKNQREISDNFEQKARNRRDVNEAAKEKCLQESTALRGESRIPVLSMRERPKITSQNREKSLNLEYVSSTSRKQTTDLLDGNRNRINARQEDVRSYAAIHQRRKRFHQEESQALNQTFDSHSNGYRPASYTKALGTTNREYGGTAENREAVFSDDNSHNYGRFDKFADENESVGGGRQRSLPRDMQQQTLVETYNSIQLERQRKLTDRNAYRPLRTAPNPSTRVYQDSPNLDPLVPADRNAIYRPKDRRAKDAAAQQRAEDLIYSSGPRANGRPFSESFARNPRRRRLRSLSPSHRSRQFVKLAASRFHAASMYDIDKATRVNEDEYNARNNRRHFSPEAKGYHVQGSNREESRYQEFLRSFSVGPRERPKSASSTSSDVSRNDRPGEGQDATLRRDYNGNDNSGSSTPRSQDAGDSAFDVITQQTAGNRQSAARDDVDSFFAPLDANKVEYPIETIANAPTVDEASKGWSSEDDMRPASRIGSISRLSSHGELITVDENCNGSTESSSGAREQPEDGRTTSARRRSIVSALPSELIPPYEDAKVLKESLQSKTTMSPPKSSESLYLTPNHSAHHSPISNSPTKRNSRCGSRNLTEDSRDFSEERLIASIVPDGDASIRSLDAVGHPPIDMTGDSPAIIIASRPHSHEIVENARSAENANKINTQESTEEESSVNDTPEDRQSKDSASETNMKPGILKIEPEVTEDVESRRRMPSKVPVRSTSRCRMPFSKRAIEKPSEKSKRMVQQCFTQLENKDWEVTMKGLKALSQISKQHPEGLDVCAAGTIGRLLGRHIKNLRSQVARAACLAAGDVFSSQIRGIDQDLDDIAGPLLHRTADTNRFLRADSNAALDLMVQYLPPHKTISIIVLRGASHQNAIVRAATARLLSDITERIGADHIMILPRDVKDKLLNAGAKLLMDGNLDARNHAKRMFRRLSRCDGFRKALTDAVPETTLRHIDKTMKTL, from the exons ATGTCCGGCTGCTTGTCGTCATCTATGACAGGCTCGACAGATGCGGGGCCGCTGCAGCCCCAGGACGACCCCGCGCCGTCGCTCCCCGTCGCTCGGCCGCCGTCGAGCTACAACGACCGCGGCAGGACGACGGTCCTGTCGGAGGGCAACAGCTCGTCCGCGCGGCGAGGTAGTCGTAACCGCCACCACCATCCGCCGCGACGCCGGATGACGTCCGCCCCGTCGCCGTCCGGACCGGCGATACAGCTGACACCCCTCTGGGAGCACGTG GTGCGTACGCGCAGATTCCCGTCCGAGGTCGACACGCAGGCCACCTTCGTTGAGATCTCCGAGAGACTTCGAGATCCGGAATGGGAAGTGCGTCAGCACGCCCTGCGTGTGCTGATAGACGTACTGCCGACGCTGAACGTCGATGTCGTTGACAAAATCATGCAACCGGTGGTGCCGGAACTGATCAATAATTTGGGGCATCCAGCGCCGGCGGTTCGTAAGGGCGCCCTAGATACGCTACGGGTCTACCTGGTTCACAGCCCCAACAGGGAGAGCATGGTCAAAAAC ATCCTTCACGACGGCTTGAATCGCCCGGACGCTCACAATCCGTTTCAGACAAACGTGACGACGGGCGTGATTCTGAGCGCCCCTCTGCTGCTCTTTCCGTCCACCAACAGTCCTCCGCCGACGAAGCAGGTCCTCAAGGAGGCCACGGTCGCCTTCGCCTCGCGACTGGTCCAAGTGCCGCATCAGGAGGCTGTGCTGAAGTCTCTCATGAAGATCCGCGATGCAGTCGGCGAGGAAGAATTTGACGGCTACCTGGTGGATTACGACGACAAGTTTAAGAAGAACGTCGACGTCCTGTCCAAGATCTACAACATCAAGCCGTGCAAGAAGAAGCAGGAGAAGAATCACGCGCAGGACATCATGAAAGCGGACGCGAAGGAGCGCGCCTTTGAAAGACCCTGGGACAGTGACAGCGACACTTCTGGCATCGCCGAGGAGGAGGACGAGACACCGAACGCCGTGGGCGCGATACCACCGGCGAGAGTCATCCTGGAGACCGAGATTAAGTTCAACGAGGACACGGCCATTACGATGACGATCCTGGAGGAgaaggacgacgacgacgacgtcagCGCAGACAACGAAAGGAGGAAAAACGACGCCgggaacgacgacgacgtggaCGGGGACGCGGACAAACGCAAGACATCCAGGCGCGTTCACTTCGGCGGCGAGATCGTCAAGCTGAGGACACCCGACAGCGACGAGACGGAATCGATCGAAATAACGTCGATCCCCAAGACGAGGATCCCGCTCCCGGTGTCACCGGCCACCAAGATGCCGGCGGAGACGGCGAAGAGACGGCCGTCGTCACAACCTTGCAGCCCCCACGCGGAGAAGCGAAGCCCGTCGAGGAGAGCTTCCAGGTCGGCGTCCAGCAGTCCCAAGAGAGAGTACACGCACAACGCGCAGCTGAGCCCCAAGAAGAGCATCCTGACGAGGACGGGCGGCCTTCTCGTCATCCCGGCGGAAGAAACGAAGAGCGCGAAGAAAGTTCGAAGAAGCGGCGAAGAAACTCCGGAGAACAGGATTTCTCGCGCGACGCAAGAAGTCAGCGAAATATCGAAGAAGGAAGAAATCACGTTAGTTCAGGCCGCCCCGCCGTCGGCGAGTAGCGAGGACAAACTGGCAAGCGTAAACCAGAACGAAAACAATGAGCCTAAGTCAGCTCAGGTGGCAGAGGCCCCGAAGAACGCGCCTTCGAAGGACGAGCAAGCGACGATTTATGAGAAAGACGATCACGCGAACACGATTGATTCGAACAGAGGCGACGTCTCTGAAGTCCCCTCGAAGCAAGAAAGGAATTATACCGCGCCGAAGTCATCTAGTCCAGAACGGAAAAGGATGTCCCGGGAAAATAAGGACGAGTCAGACAAGGGATGTTCAAGCGAGCGAAAACCGAACAGCTTTTCCTACAAGTCGAACAGTTTTCCGTTTGGGTCGCCGGTTAAGCCGGTTAAGGCGCGAATGGATCGTCTGGTCGGTGGCGACTTCTTCAAcaacgacgaggacgacgacgacgacgacgacgaagacgaACGGGACGTGCGTATCTTCGGTACAATTACGCCGGACGACCGTCGTGCGGTGACCGTCGTGAAATACAGCGACAGCAAGGGCTTTGCTAGGGACAACGACGGCGAGGGACGGAAAGAGTGGCGCAGTCAACATGACGGAAAGGAGGGGAACGAGAGTGTCACTTGTAGCAGTAGCGAGGGCGAGGGTAAACCGCAGGAACCCAGCTGGGAGGAATTGGGGTTGGTCGGCCAGGAGGTGTTGGACGACCTACACAACAAG GATGATTGGCGGGCGCGTGTCAGGGGCCTGGAGAGAGTCGCGTCAGCTCTGCGGACGTCCTCGGCGCTGATCGCGATAGAGTCGCGATTAGGATCGCTCTTGCATGCGGTGCTCGGCGGCGAAAGGAGCTGCCGGGTGGCCGCCGCCGGCCTAGCGGTGGCGAAG GTGTTGGTCGCCGGTGTATCGGAGGACTCGCTGAGGAAGAAATTGCCACAGCTAGCCTGGGGTCTGGCCAGACAGGGTGGTCCATCCGCGGCTCAGCTCGCCCGAATCGCGATGCTACGGCTCAAGCCCGGTCTGCTCGTAGAACAATTTCTGCAGCCTCATTGCCTTGGCGCCAGAAACACCaag ACGAGGGAGAACGCGTTGCAACTACTGATCTTCTCGCTGGTGACGTTCCCGAGCACCGAGTTCAAGCTTGAGACCGTCGCCAGCCGAGTGGCGATGACGGTCGCGGATCGACGACGCCGGGTACGCCAGGCCGCTCTCGACACCCTGGCTGTCTTGGGGCAGATCTACGATCCCGAG GAAGTTCTCAAGGTGGGAAGACAAACGGCCGAGGGAAGCCCCGACGCGGAGGCGATGGTGGCCGCCATCCGAGGACGGCTGGCCAGAAAGTCGCTGCCCCTAGTGTCGGCCGATGGTCTCGTGGTGTACGGTTTGCAAATTTCACCGACTGTTCAGAACGCTACTG GCCCCGATGTCGATTGGATCGTGGCGGGAAGCGGTTCAGTTTCGCCTGGCACCGGTCGCACCAGGGGTCAGATCATCGCCACGTCCAGATCGGCACAAGGAAGAGCATCCAG AAACGAAATCTTGAATAATAACCGCGAGAGCCTGTGGATAGAGAGGCCCAATCTTGTCGCGCTGGGTGTCGGATTGCAAGCCAAGCAGATGGAACATTCGATGGCCTGGCAGATATTGCAGTCGCGGATTAAC AACAACCATGAAAATGAGATAAAAGGACTGAACGGTCGGAACACAAATGCGG GAGTGTCAGATGCCAATTTAAGATTCGAGGAGCAACTGCGATCGTTTTACACGCCGAATCAATACGATTTCGTCAGGACGGATGCGAAGAATCAGCGAGAGATTTCTGACAATTTCGAGCAAAAAGCGCGAAATCGCAGAGACGTTAATGAAGCTGCTAAAGAAAAG TGTTTGCAGGAAAGTACTGCTCTCAGAGGAGAATCTAGGATCCCGGTATTATCAATGCGCGAACGTCCCAAAATAACATCGCAAAATCGTGAAAAATCTCTTAACTTGGAATATGTCAGTTCCACTTCGCGAAAGCAGACAACAGATTTGTTAGACGGCAATAGAAATCGGATAAATGCGCGACAAGAGGATGTCAG GTCGTACGCGGCTATACATCAACGGCGAAAACGTTTTCATCAAGAAGAGAGTCAGGCTTTGAATCAGACATTCGATTCGCATTCCAACGGCTATCGGCCAGCCTCTTACACAAAGGCTTTGGGAACAACAAATAGAGAATACGGT GGCACTGCAGAAAACAGGGAGGCGGTCTTTTCGGACGACAATTCGCACAATTACGGCAGATTCGATAAATTCGCGGACGAAAACGAGAGCGTAGGGGGAGGTCGTCAACGTTCGTTACCCAGAGATATGCAGCAGCAAACGCTCGTCGAGAC GTACAACTCGATTCAACTCGAGCGCCAGAGGAAGCTCACGGATAGAAACGCGTATCGGCCGCTACGAACCGCCCCGAATCCATCGACTCGCGTGTATCAGGACTCACCGAACCTGGATCCGCTAGTTCCCGCGGACAGGAATGCGATATACCGA CCCAAGGATCGCAGGGCAAAGGATGCGGCTGCGCAGCAGAGAGCCGAGGATCTGATCTACTCGTCGGGTCCGCGGGCGAATGGGCGTCCCTTTTCCGAGAGCTTCGCTCGGAATCCTCGTCGCAGGAGGCTACGATCGTTGTCCCCGTCGCACCGGTCGCGGCAGTTCGTAAAATTGGCCGCCAGCAGATTTCACGCCGCGTCGATGTACGACAT TGATAAGGCGACGAGGGTGAACGAGGATGAGTACAACGCGCGGAACAACAGGCGTCACTTCTCGCCCGAGGCGAAGGGCTACCACGTGCAGGGCTCGAACAGGGAGGAGTCACGGTACCAAG AGTTCCTACGCTCCTTTTCCGTCGGCCCGCGTGAACGTCCGAAAAGCGCGAGCAGCACGTCGTCGGACGTTTCCAGAAACGATCGACCGGGTGAGGGTCAGGACGCGACGCTGCGACGCGATTACAACGGCAATGACAACAGCGGATCGTCGACCCCGCGGAGCCAGGACGCCGGCGATTCGGCGTTCGACGTTATCACGCAACAGACGGCCGGAAATCGCCAGAGCGCCGCTCGCGACGACGTCGACTCATTTTTC GCGCCGCTGGACGCCAACAAAGTGGAATATCCAATCGAGACGATCGCGAACGCGCCGACCGTGGACGAGGCGTCGAAGGGATGGAGCAGCGAGGATGACATGAGACCGGCGAGCCGAATCGGATCGATTTCAAGGCTCTCCAGTCACGGTGAGCTAATCACCGTGGACGAAAACTGCAACGGGAGCACGGAGAGCAGCTCCGGCGCCCGCGAGCAGCCGGAGGACGGCAGGACGACGAGCGCGCGTAGGAGATCAATTGTGTCCGCGTTGCCGAGCGAGCTGATTCCACCCTACGAAGACGCGAAGGTACTCAAGGAATCGCTCCAGTCGAAGACTACGATGAGCCCCCCCAAGAGTTCGGAATCGCTCTACCTGACGCCGAATCACAGCGCCCACCACTCGCCAATCTCCAACTCGCCGACCAAGCGGAATTCTCGCTGCGGTTCGCGCAATTTG ACCGAGGATTCCAGGGATTTCAGCGAGGAGAGACTAATCGCTTCCATAGTACCTGACGGGGATGCTTCCATTCGATCGTTGGATGCCGTTGGCCACCCACCTATAGACATGACCGGCGATTCGCCGGCGATTATCATCGCGTCGAGGCCCCATTCTCACGAGATCGTCGAGAACGCGAGAAGCGCCGAAAATGCTAATAAGATTAATACTCAGGAG TCCACGGAAGAAGAATCCAGCGTGAACGATACTCCGGAGGACAGACAGAGTAAAGACAGCGCGAGCGAAACGAATATGAAACCAGGAATATTGAAGATCGAG CCGGAGGTCACGGAAGACGTCGAGTCGCGCAGAAGAATGCCCTCGAAAGTGCCGGTGCGTAGTACCAGCAGGTGTCGAATGCCCTTTAGTAAAAGAGCCATAGAGAAGCCTTCGGAGAAGTCCAAGCGGATGGTGCAGCAGTGCTTTACGCAGCTCGAGAACAAAGACTG